AATTTTCTTCCTTCAGTATTTCCATTGCTCCGTAGCACCAGGCCAGGTAGGTGAAATTGCCTTCAAGCTTCCGGTGCAGCGCTGGCTGATGCTTCATCTCCGCCTGGAATCCGGTGCTGTGCAATTCCCGTAGTGCATCCAGCCTTACCCTCAGGTTCCTGCTTTCTGAGAGTTTCAGTAAAAGAGGAATACCGGCTTTCCCGCGCATATTTCCCAATGCTACACATAGGGCGGAAAGCGCCTGGGGATCAATATTTCCTAAATCTATTTTCTTTTCAATACTGATCAATGCCTCCTTGCCAAACTGTGAAAGCGCACGGGTAATTTCCTGCTGCCACCGCCTCGATTCCAGCAAGGTCAGCAGCGGATCCAGCAAATGATGATTGCCAATATTTCCGCTGGCCCTGATCGCAGCTTTTTTTACTACAGGATCATCATCTTCATTTAAGAATGTAAGCAATGGACGGTAAAAGTTCTTGATGTGCAGCTCGCCAATTATATCGGCTGCCATTTTCCGGTCACCGGCCTCCGGAGAAGCAATGAGCTCCAGCAATTTGTGGCCGCCCATTACCACCGCCTCTACCCCGCCACTCTTCATGAGTCCGGTAATTGCAGCCTCCCGCAGTGCTCCTGACTCATGCTCCAGGTACGGCAGAAGCAATTCCGATGGATCGTCCTCAAGATGCGAAGCAGCCTTAATTGCTGCTGCTCTTACGTCAATATCCTCATCATTAACTGCCTTATCCATTATTTTTCCAAGCACTTCCCTTTTATTCAGCGATCCCAGTTTTTCAAGTACAAGCCTCCTGATTTGCGGTGAAGGATGATCCAGCAGCAGAACAAGCTGATTTTCTGCCTTTTGATCTCCGGACTGCAAGAGCAGGTGAACCGCATACGCCACTTCGGCCGGTTCGCTGCTTGCCAGCTTTTGGCGCAGCAACTCCCGCGTTTCAGGGTCATCCGTATCTATTTGAGATCCTTCTAGAAACCTCTTTTTTATGGCTGTACTTAATGTTTTTACGTATTGTTTTTTGGTAATAAATACCCAGCCCACCCAGCATGAGGCCAGGATAAATAAGGCAAGCGTAACCGGAAACAGGCCCTGGTTCTCACTCAAAGGATATATGATCCACAATCCGGCACCGGCCACGATAATTCCTATCGCATCAATATTTCCCTTTACCAGTGTATGCCCGAACAATCGCATGTGCCGGTTCAGGGGCTGGAAAAGGGTGAGGAATACCGGTACGTGGAGGCTATAATAAAGCATATTGGTAACTACCACCGTTATTCCGAAAAGCAGCAACAGCAACGAATGCTGCGGCACAGCAAGTCCCGTAGCAATAATCCCCAAGGTAAATGTGGCAAGGAAAACGGGAAGGACCAGCAGCACATTATTCACTCCCAGTTTGGTAATAATCCTTCCCGAAAGAAAGACTTTGGGGATTAAAATAACGGCATACCCAATACTATAAAAGAAACCTAGAAAATAAGCGATCCGCGCTCCTGCGGCATCACCGGCAGCGTCTCCCTCAAACCTGAATTTCACTTCCCTTAAAAAAGAGAAATCAATAAGGATAAGCGTTACCGTGGCGAAAAAGGAAAGAACGGCCAATACAAATATGAAACGGTTTCCAAAGAAGCGTTTCATGTTCCGGATAAAGCCGGGTTCACGCGGCTCCGCAGCATCCTCCTGGTGCGGCACGAACAGTTCAATGGAGGCGTTTTGCCAAACTTTCTGTAAAAAGAAGAAGGAGATCAAAAAGCTGCCGGCAGAAAACAGCAGGAAATCAGGAATGGAAATATAACCTGCCAGCCCCGAAACGGCCAGGAATCCCAGTGCCTTGGCAGCACCATCACCGGCACTGATGAGGCCGAACAGCCGCTTGCTTTGCCGCACATCGAACAGCAGTGCAGATATGCCCCAGAACTCAAGACTGTTAAGTTGATAAAGCATCCTGTGCCAGGCAATCATCAGGACCGGCAGCCAAAACACATTGCCAATATTCAACGCTCCATAAAAAAGCAGCGGAGAAGCCGCCAGCATCAGCAGCACAAAATACATGAGCTTCTTAAGCTCCAGTTTATGCTCAAAATGGCTGTAGATACGAGTGGTTGCCAGCAGCAGCAAAGCACCGGTTACGTAAGCCTGCGGAAGGAATCGAATATTGATCTCACTGATAAAAAGCGTGAGTGCCGTGGAATAAAAAAAGGCCAGGCCCACTCCCTGAAAAAAATTATGGAAGAAAAGGTTACGCACCACCAGCGCTTCTCCTCCCCGCAGATTCAGGATGCGGTCAACGGTTTCAGATACGTTCCAGGCCATGGGCTAATACCAGTCGTGAAGATAAATGCCGGTGGAAAGGTAATGATGCTAAAGCGAGGTTCGGAATTATAAATCCAAAAAAAAAGCACCGCTATTCCTTTTAATGGGAAAATGCCCTCCACGAACCCACTGCCATGCAAAGCCAGCCCGCCAGGAAACAAAGCCCACCGAATGGAGTAACCGCCCCAAAAGTGCGAATGCCGGAAAGTGCTAACGTGTAGAGACTGCCGGAAAAAAGAATGATGCCCGCCAGAAAAAGCCAGCCCGACCAATTCAACCAGCCATTAGGATGTGGCGCCAAAAACAACAGTATTCCTACAATCAGCACGGCAAAGCTGTGGTAGAAGTGATATGCTGTTCCGGTATTGTATATCTCCAGAAGATCAGCCGAAATCCGGCTCTTTACGGCATGTGCGCCAAAAGCACCTATCGCTACTGCAAGGAAAGCTGCTGCGGCACCGAGGATTAGGAATGTTTTGCTCATGCTGCAATATTAGCATATCCGCTCTCGCTCGCCTCTGGCGAGTGTGGGCTATCGGTGTGTGTGGGAGTGGGAGAGATTTAAAGACGGCCTCGCCTGTATGAATAAGGTGGAAGCCAGGGCAGAATTATAACGTGTTTTTCGTAAATTCGAAATATGAAACACTTGGTAATAATATTAGGATTGCTTCTTCCTGCTTGTTGCGCCTATGCACAATCTAAAAATCCTGTTGAAGCCGTCAGCCGCTATGGCGACACTTTGATGATTGAAATCGTCAATACCAATCAGGAATATGTATACTTTTATTTAGCGAATGACACCAGTAAGTCAATAAGGAAGGTTCGTCATTCATATTTCATAAACGTTCCCGGAAATTTTGATATGAAAGCGCCATTGCCACGGTTTCAAAAAGAGGACTTGACTCAACTAAGTCAACAGGAACTTTATTTGGATATTTCCCATGATTTAATCCGACTCCGAAATCAGGAGCATATTTCCTATTTGTGTATGGGTGGGGCATTTCTTTTTTCAATGTTATCAATACCTCCTTATGTAAATGGCAAACCCACAAAGGGAAATATATTTGTTGGGATAAGTGGCAGCCTCTCCATTATTTGGATTACAGTTTGGATATCAAGAGGCGTCCACTACACCCGCCTTGCTGATAAATTTAATGAGTTAAGTTCTCGGAAATAGTTTTTTAATCAGTAAAATATTAGCCACATGGACATAGTATTATTAATTGGAGGCCTGATAGGTTTCTTATTTTCTTTAGCAATGTTTGGTGATATCCGGATAGCAGGAATGT
This genomic window from Bacteroidia bacterium contains:
- a CDS encoding HEAT repeat domain-containing protein; protein product: MAWNVSETVDRILNLRGGEALVVRNLFFHNFFQGVGLAFFYSTALTLFISEINIRFLPQAYVTGALLLLATTRIYSHFEHKLELKKLMYFVLLMLAASPLLFYGALNIGNVFWLPVLMIAWHRMLYQLNSLEFWGISALLFDVRQSKRLFGLISAGDGAAKALGFLAVSGLAGYISIPDFLLFSAGSFLISFFFLQKVWQNASIELFVPHQEDAAEPREPGFIRNMKRFFGNRFIFVLAVLSFFATVTLILIDFSFLREVKFRFEGDAAGDAAGARIAYFLGFFYSIGYAVILIPKVFLSGRIITKLGVNNVLLVLPVFLATFTLGIIATGLAVPQHSLLLLLFGITVVVTNMLYYSLHVPVFLTLFQPLNRHMRLFGHTLVKGNIDAIGIIVAGAGLWIIYPLSENQGLFPVTLALFILASCWVGWVFITKKQYVKTLSTAIKKRFLEGSQIDTDDPETRELLRQKLASSEPAEVAYAVHLLLQSGDQKAENQLVLLLDHPSPQIRRLVLEKLGSLNKREVLGKIMDKAVNDEDIDVRAAAIKAASHLEDDPSELLLPYLEHESGALREAAITGLMKSGGVEAVVMGGHKLLELIASPEAGDRKMAADIIGELHIKNFYRPLLTFLNEDDDPVVKKAAIRASGNIGNHHLLDPLLTLLESRRWQQEITRALSQFGKEALISIEKKIDLGNIDPQALSALCVALGNMRGKAGIPLLLKLSESRNLRVRLDALRELHSTGFQAEMKHQPALHRKLEGNFTYLAWCYGAMEILKEENSLEDLRQSLAHELLIREEMIFLILSFQYDRKSVISIREALRVKRKELTANALETAENLLPKWVSQRIIAHAEDQPAAEKARILTSRQLHPELSVQEIVEHLLEKGSTEFSRYTIALALASLQQFPQILHKAEDYIDNENKIMAEAARQVLNKNDTVMSNQANIEVMTRHSLTEIEKVLTLKNTRIFSDTPENILVDIASIVVEETLRAKGMLFQKGDLGQNMYIIYGGEICIHDGGHQFAILKKGDFFGELALLDPEPRSAAATAVTDCLLLRIDQESFYELMSIRGEIAQGIMTILCRIIRDQNEKILRLEKTRHGN
- a CDS encoding DUF423 domain-containing protein — protein: MSKTFLILGAAAAFLAVAIGAFGAHAVKSRISADLLEIYNTGTAYHFYHSFAVLIVGILLFLAPHPNGWLNWSGWLFLAGIILFSGSLYTLALSGIRTFGAVTPFGGLCFLAGWLCMAVGSWRAFSH